A section of the Neorhizobium galegae bv. orientalis str. HAMBI 540 genome encodes:
- the cysE gene encoding serine O-acetyltransferase, with the protein MAARTEIRQEPVATMDPIWDTLRQEARAATEQDPLLAAFLYSAVLNHRSLEECVVHRICERLAHADIPDVLLRQTFMEMLADWPEWGAIMRVDIQAVYDRDPACLRFMEPVLYFKGFHAIQTHRLAHWLFNRGRRDFALYLQSRSSSVFQTDINPAARIGKGIFLDHATGLVVGETAVIGDNVSILHGVTLGGTGKEGADRHPKIANGVLIGAGAKILGNIEVGSCSRVAAGSVVLKAVPPKSTVAGVPAKVVGSAGCSEPSRLMDQILGADD; encoded by the coding sequence ATGGCCGCGAGAACTGAAATCCGCCAGGAGCCGGTCGCGACGATGGATCCCATCTGGGATACGTTGCGCCAGGAGGCGCGCGCGGCGACCGAGCAGGACCCGCTGCTCGCCGCATTTCTGTATTCTGCCGTGCTCAACCATCGCTCGCTTGAGGAATGCGTCGTGCACCGCATCTGCGAGCGCCTCGCTCATGCGGATATTCCGGACGTTCTCCTGCGCCAGACCTTCATGGAAATGTTGGCCGACTGGCCGGAATGGGGCGCGATCATGCGCGTCGATATCCAGGCGGTCTACGACCGCGATCCTGCCTGCCTGCGGTTCATGGAGCCGGTCCTCTATTTCAAGGGTTTCCACGCGATCCAGACCCACCGGCTGGCGCATTGGCTGTTCAACCGCGGCCGCCGCGACTTCGCGCTCTATCTGCAGAGCCGCTCCTCCAGCGTCTTCCAGACCGACATCAACCCGGCAGCCCGCATCGGCAAGGGCATCTTCCTCGATCACGCCACTGGCCTGGTGGTCGGCGAGACGGCCGTCATCGGCGACAACGTCTCGATCCTGCACGGCGTGACGCTCGGCGGCACCGGCAAGGAAGGCGCCGACCGCCATCCGAAGATAGCCAACGGCGTCCTCATCGGTGCCGGCGCCAAGATCCTCGGCAATATCGAGGTCGGCTCGTGCTCTCGCGTTGCCGCGGGCTCGGTGGTGCTGAAGGCCGTTCCGCCGAAGTCGACCGTCGCCGGCGTGCCGGCAAAGGTGGTCGGGAGTGCCGGGTGTTCGGAACCGTCGCGCCTGATGGACCAGATTCTCGGGGCTGACGACTGA
- a CDS encoding amino acid ABC transporter permease, protein MTDHAAIAPSEARTLRSYIYDPKIRAIFFQILTLVIVVGVGWSIFDNTVANLARSGTASGYQFLKGRAGFDIGASLIDYSSDSTYGRAILVGFLNTILVAFFGIITATTIGFIIGIGRLSKNWLIAKLCTVYVEVFRNIPVLLIIFFWYKGVLSSLPQVRDSVKLPLGMVLNNRGLAFPRPVWGDAAWVIPIALLVAIVATFFVARWAKQRQMRTGKQFHTIWTAIGLIVGLPVLVFLAAGAPLTFDFPIAGRFNLSGGSVIAPEFVALYLALSFYTASFIAETIRAGIRAVAKGQSEAAAALGLQPATTTRLVVVPQAMRVIIPPLTSQYLNLTKNSSLGIAVGFPELVATGGTTMNQTGQAIEVVSIWLVVYLSISITTSLFMNWFNSKMALVER, encoded by the coding sequence ATGACAGATCACGCTGCAATTGCGCCTTCCGAAGCGCGAACTCTCAGATCCTATATCTACGACCCAAAGATCCGGGCTATTTTCTTCCAGATCCTCACGCTCGTCATCGTCGTCGGCGTCGGCTGGTCGATTTTTGACAACACCGTCGCCAACCTTGCGCGCTCCGGTACCGCTTCCGGATATCAGTTCCTCAAAGGCCGCGCCGGTTTCGACATCGGCGCTTCGCTCATCGATTATTCGAGCGATTCGACCTACGGGCGCGCCATCCTCGTCGGTTTTCTCAATACGATCCTGGTGGCGTTTTTCGGTATCATTACCGCCACGACCATCGGCTTCATCATCGGCATCGGGCGTCTTTCGAAGAACTGGCTGATCGCAAAACTCTGCACCGTCTATGTGGAAGTCTTCCGCAACATTCCGGTGCTGCTGATCATCTTCTTCTGGTACAAGGGCGTGCTTTCGTCCCTGCCGCAGGTTCGGGACTCGGTCAAACTGCCGCTCGGCATGGTGCTCAACAACCGCGGGCTGGCCTTCCCGAGGCCCGTCTGGGGTGACGCCGCATGGGTCATCCCCATCGCGCTGCTGGTCGCCATCGTCGCGACTTTCTTCGTCGCGCGCTGGGCAAAACAGCGGCAGATGCGCACCGGCAAGCAGTTCCACACGATCTGGACGGCGATCGGGCTGATCGTCGGCCTGCCGGTCCTCGTCTTCCTGGCCGCCGGTGCTCCGCTGACCTTCGATTTCCCGATCGCGGGCCGCTTCAACCTCTCCGGCGGATCGGTGATCGCCCCGGAATTCGTGGCCCTCTATCTGGCCCTGTCCTTCTATACGGCCTCGTTCATCGCTGAGACGATCCGCGCCGGCATCCGGGCCGTGGCCAAGGGGCAGAGCGAAGCGGCCGCGGCACTCGGCTTGCAGCCCGCCACCACGACCCGCCTCGTCGTCGTACCGCAGGCAATGCGGGTCATCATCCCGCCGCTGACCAGCCAATATCTCAACCTTACGAAAAACTCGTCGCTCGGCATTGCCGTGGGCTTTCCGGAACTGGTCGCAACCGGCGGCACCACGATGAACCAGACCGGACAGGCGATCGAAGTCGTGTCGATCTGGCTCGTCGTCTATCTCAGCATCAGTATCACGACCTCGCTGTTCATGAACTGGTTCAACTCCAAAATGGCCCTGGTGGAGAGGTAA
- a CDS encoding alpha/beta fold hydrolase: MNLNAPAFSTFSHEGLDLAYFDEGDPSGDPVLLIHGFASSALVNWVHPGWLKTLGDAGYRVIAMDNRGHGASDKPLDPEAYRPWVMADDSMALLDHLRIPEAHVFGYSMGARISVFSALAHPHRVRSLVLGGLGIGMTDGVGDWDPIADALLAPSLDDVSHARGRMFRAFADQTKSDREALAACIRGSRDLVTRADMGRIDAPTLIGVGTNDDIAGSAQELAALMPHAIALDIPGRDHMLAVGDRVFKKAVLDFYAELSARP, translated from the coding sequence ATGAATCTCAACGCCCCTGCCTTCTCCACGTTTTCCCATGAGGGTCTTGATCTAGCCTATTTCGACGAAGGCGATCCGTCCGGCGATCCGGTATTGCTCATCCATGGGTTTGCCTCGAGCGCGCTGGTCAACTGGGTACATCCGGGTTGGCTGAAGACGCTGGGCGACGCTGGCTACCGGGTGATTGCCATGGACAATCGCGGGCATGGAGCAAGCGACAAGCCGCTCGATCCGGAAGCCTATCGGCCGTGGGTGATGGCCGACGATTCGATGGCGCTCCTCGATCATTTGAGGATCCCGGAAGCGCATGTCTTCGGTTATTCGATGGGCGCCCGCATCTCGGTCTTTTCCGCACTTGCGCATCCGCATCGGGTACGTTCGCTGGTGCTTGGAGGCCTCGGCATCGGCATGACCGACGGGGTAGGGGATTGGGACCCGATCGCAGACGCCTTGCTTGCCCCCTCGCTCGATGACGTCAGCCATGCCCGCGGCCGCATGTTCCGCGCCTTTGCCGACCAGACGAAGAGCGACAGGGAAGCTCTGGCCGCCTGTATCCGCGGTTCGAGGGATCTGGTGACCCGGGCCGACATGGGCCGTATCGACGCGCCGACGTTGATCGGCGTCGGAACCAACGACGACATTGCCGGTTCCGCGCAGGAGCTCGCCGCTTTGATGCCGCATGCGATTGCCCTCGATATCCCCGGCCGCGACCATATGCTCGCAGTCGGCGACCGGGTGTTCAAGAAGGCGGTTCTGGACTTTTACGCGGAACTCTCCGCAAGGCCGTAG
- a CDS encoding cystathionine beta-lyase, with the protein MKKTNESLFTGAGPNTRLAHMGNDPSDYHGFVNPPVVHASTVLFPDAATMEKRAQKYTYGTRSTPTTDALCAAFDELEGSAGTILVPSGLAAISVPFLAYLSAGDHALIVDSVYTPCRNFCNTMLKRLGVSIEYYDPEIGAGIEALIKPNTRLIHTEAPGSNTMEMQDIRAIADAAHRHDCVVTMDNTWATPLYFRPLDFGVDVSIHATTKYPSGHSDIIMGSVSANAKHWPKLEEARIALGICGAPDDSYQILRGLRTMGVRLEHHQKSALDIATWLERRDDVARVLHPALPSFPGHAIWKRDFKGASGVFSFVLKAQGDKAKAKAHAFLDALSFFGLGYSWGGYESLAVPVNLSDRTIRKAPPEGPVIRLQIGLEDVADLKKDLEIGFAAAAEI; encoded by the coding sequence ATGAAAAAGACGAACGAGTCCCTGTTCACCGGTGCTGGCCCCAACACGCGTCTCGCCCATATGGGCAACGATCCGTCCGACTACCACGGTTTTGTCAATCCGCCGGTCGTCCACGCTTCGACCGTGTTGTTTCCCGACGCTGCGACGATGGAGAAGCGGGCCCAGAAATACACCTACGGGACCCGCAGCACGCCGACGACAGATGCGCTCTGCGCGGCCTTCGACGAGCTGGAGGGCTCGGCCGGCACCATTCTTGTTCCCTCGGGCCTGGCAGCGATTTCGGTGCCGTTTCTCGCCTATCTCTCGGCCGGCGACCACGCCCTGATCGTCGATTCCGTCTACACGCCGTGCCGTAATTTCTGCAATACGATGCTGAAGCGCCTCGGCGTCTCGATCGAGTATTACGATCCGGAAATCGGCGCCGGCATCGAAGCGTTGATCAAGCCGAACACCAGGCTGATCCATACCGAAGCTCCGGGCTCCAACACCATGGAGATGCAGGATATCAGGGCAATCGCCGACGCGGCTCACCGGCACGACTGCGTCGTCACGATGGACAATACCTGGGCAACGCCGCTTTATTTCCGGCCGCTCGATTTCGGCGTCGATGTGTCGATCCATGCGACGACGAAATATCCGTCCGGCCATTCGGACATCATCATGGGCTCGGTTTCGGCCAATGCCAAGCACTGGCCCAAGCTCGAGGAGGCCCGCATTGCGCTCGGGATCTGCGGCGCACCGGATGATTCCTACCAGATCCTGCGCGGCCTGCGCACCATGGGCGTACGTCTCGAACATCATCAGAAGAGCGCACTCGATATCGCCACGTGGCTGGAGCGCCGAGACGACGTCGCGCGCGTCCTGCACCCGGCGCTGCCGAGCTTTCCGGGCCACGCGATCTGGAAGCGCGATTTCAAGGGCGCCAGCGGCGTCTTCTCTTTCGTGCTGAAGGCGCAGGGCGACAAGGCGAAAGCCAAGGCGCACGCTTTCCTGGACGCGCTGTCCTTTTTCGGCCTCGGTTATTCCTGGGGCGGTTACGAGAGCCTCGCCGTGCCGGTCAATCTGTCGGACCGCACCATCCGCAAAGCGCCGCCGGAAGGTCCGGTCATTCGCCTGCAGATCGGCCTCGAAGACGTAGCGGACCTGAAGAAGGACCTGGAAATCGGTTTCGCGGCCGCGGCCGAGATCTGA
- a CDS encoding DUF3126 family protein gives MKPDEIKKLDAYFKRVINPQAIVKARPRKDDSAEVYLGDEFLGVVYIDDEDGDRSYNFSMAILEVDL, from the coding sequence GTGAAACCGGACGAAATCAAGAAGCTCGACGCCTATTTCAAGCGCGTGATCAATCCGCAGGCGATCGTCAAGGCGCGTCCGCGCAAGGACGACTCGGCCGAAGTTTACCTCGGAGACGAGTTTCTCGGCGTCGTCTATATCGATGACGAGGATGGCGACCGCTCTTACAATTTTTCCATGGCGATCCTGGAGGTCGATCTCTGA
- a CDS encoding FAD-dependent monooxygenase has translation MPIESVAIIGAGMAGLTAALAFAHHGIACDIFEEAAALIEVGAGLQISPNASHVLSELGVLPALEAVWTEPERIALVSGTSLRPLAHVPAGRFARERWGAPYGVLHRATLQKALLEAVEQSPLCKIHLDTPVRKDPHGTLAGITGRTYPLIVGADGVWSNLRADMPDSPQPDFSRNVAWRFTIPGSARPDWLAADQVTAFLGPSTHVVAYPLKEIDGFNVVAIASGISPGKTWDAQASDAQRRMLLGQFHRWDRRIIQLIERAEQPTFWPLYQVGAGRWHNGRDRVLIGDAAHAMMPFAAQGASMAIEDAFVLANRVAGPLSLTQALADFESERTRRIAKVRARGLFNRFAYHARGPIRLGRDIVLSLRPPQSLAADFDWLYGFKAR, from the coding sequence ATGCCCATTGAAAGTGTAGCGATCATCGGTGCCGGCATGGCCGGGCTGACGGCCGCGCTCGCCTTCGCCCACCACGGCATAGCCTGCGACATTTTCGAAGAAGCAGCCGCCCTGATCGAGGTCGGGGCCGGCCTGCAGATATCGCCGAACGCGTCGCACGTGCTCTCCGAACTCGGTGTCCTGCCCGCACTTGAAGCCGTCTGGACCGAACCGGAACGGATTGCGCTCGTTTCGGGGACATCGCTCAGACCGCTTGCGCATGTGCCGGCCGGGCGTTTCGCCCGCGAGCGCTGGGGTGCGCCCTATGGGGTCCTCCACCGTGCGACGCTTCAAAAGGCGCTGCTTGAGGCCGTCGAACAAAGCCCGCTCTGCAAAATCCATCTGGATACGCCTGTCCGCAAGGATCCGCACGGGACGCTGGCCGGGATCACCGGCAGAACCTATCCCCTGATCGTTGGCGCAGACGGCGTCTGGTCCAATCTGCGCGCCGACATGCCGGACAGCCCGCAGCCGGATTTTTCGCGCAATGTCGCCTGGCGCTTCACAATTCCCGGCAGCGCCAGACCCGACTGGCTGGCCGCGGACCAAGTCACCGCCTTTCTCGGGCCGTCGACCCATGTGGTTGCCTATCCGCTCAAGGAAATCGACGGGTTCAACGTCGTCGCAATCGCCTCCGGCATCAGCCCCGGCAAGACGTGGGATGCACAAGCCAGCGATGCGCAGCGGCGCATGCTGCTCGGCCAGTTCCATCGCTGGGACCGGCGTATCATTCAACTGATCGAAAGGGCCGAACAGCCGACCTTCTGGCCGCTCTACCAAGTCGGCGCCGGCCGCTGGCACAACGGTCGTGACAGGGTGCTGATCGGCGATGCGGCGCATGCGATGATGCCGTTTGCGGCCCAGGGCGCATCGATGGCGATCGAGGACGCGTTCGTGCTGGCAAACCGTGTGGCCGGTCCCCTGTCACTTACGCAGGCGCTGGCCGATTTCGAGAGCGAACGCACGCGGCGGATCGCCAAGGTTCGCGCCCGCGGCCTGTTCAACCGCTTCGCCTATCACGCCCGCGGCCCGATCCGGCTCGGCCGCGATATCGTCCTGTCGCTGCGTCCGCCGCAATCGCTCGCGGCGGATTTCGACTGGCTTTACGGCTTCAAGGCGCGGTGA
- a CDS encoding amino acid ABC transporter substrate-binding protein — MKKTLLSAAIGAAVLGFASAASATTLDTVKSKGFVQCVVNTGLAGFAAPDASGNWSGFDVDYCKAVAAAIFNDATKTKYTPTTSQTRFTALQSGEGDVLFRNTTWTINRDTALGFNFRTVNYYDGQGFMVPKSLNVKSALELSGAAVCVQSGTTTELNLADFFKANKLEYKPVVYEKLPEVNQAYQEGRCDVYTTDQSGLYSLRLSLSNPDEHIILPEIISKEPLGPAVRQGDDQWFDIISWTHYALVQAEEFGITKANVDDIRKSSTNPDVRRFLGVEKDTKIGTDLGLTNDWAYNIIKAVGNYGEVFERNIGQNTPLKIQRGLNALWTKGGLQYAPPVR, encoded by the coding sequence ATGAAAAAGACGCTTCTGTCAGCCGCGATTGGCGCAGCGGTCCTTGGCTTCGCATCGGCGGCATCGGCCACCACGCTGGATACCGTCAAGTCCAAGGGTTTCGTTCAGTGCGTCGTCAACACCGGTCTCGCCGGCTTTGCCGCACCGGACGCATCGGGCAACTGGTCCGGTTTCGACGTTGACTACTGCAAAGCCGTTGCTGCTGCCATTTTTAATGACGCAACGAAGACCAAATACACCCCGACCACCTCGCAGACCCGCTTTACGGCGCTGCAGTCGGGCGAAGGCGACGTCCTGTTCCGCAACACGACCTGGACGATCAACCGCGATACCGCGCTCGGCTTCAACTTCCGTACCGTCAACTATTACGACGGTCAGGGCTTCATGGTACCGAAGAGCCTCAACGTAAAGTCGGCTCTGGAACTCTCCGGCGCTGCCGTCTGCGTTCAGTCCGGCACCACCACCGAGCTTAACCTCGCCGACTTTTTCAAGGCTAACAAGCTCGAATACAAGCCGGTCGTCTACGAAAAGCTGCCGGAAGTGAACCAGGCCTACCAGGAAGGCCGTTGCGACGTTTACACGACCGACCAGTCCGGCCTCTATTCGCTGCGCCTGTCGCTTTCGAACCCGGATGAGCACATCATTCTGCCGGAAATCATTTCCAAGGAGCCGCTCGGCCCGGCCGTTCGCCAGGGCGACGACCAGTGGTTCGACATCATTTCGTGGACGCATTACGCATTGGTGCAGGCTGAAGAATTCGGCATCACCAAGGCCAATGTCGACGACATCCGCAAGTCCTCCACAAACCCGGACGTCCGCCGCTTCCTCGGCGTCGAGAAGGATACCAAGATCGGTACCGACCTCGGCCTGACTAACGACTGGGCCTACAACATCATCAAGGCCGTCGGCAATTACGGCGAAGTGTTCGAGCGCAACATCGGCCAGAACACTCCCCTCAAGATCCAGCGCGGCCTCAACGCGCTCTGGACCAAGGGCGGCCTGCAATACGCTCCGCCGGTTCGTTAA
- a CDS encoding zinc-finger domain-containing protein yields the protein MAGHSIPHFQNDGGHRLIQIGVKEFMCTGASVPFDHPHIFIDMGDDNEKVCSYCSTLYRYNPSLKAEQTDPPGCVFHVKAA from the coding sequence ATGGCCGGGCACAGCATTCCCCATTTCCAGAACGACGGCGGACATCGCTTGATCCAGATCGGCGTCAAGGAATTCATGTGCACTGGCGCTTCGGTTCCCTTCGACCACCCGCATATCTTCATCGACATGGGCGACGACAACGAGAAGGTTTGCTCCTACTGCTCGACCCTCTACCGCTACAATCCGTCGCTGAAGGCCGAACAGACCGACCCGCCAGGCTGCGTCTTCCACGTCAAGGCCGCCTGA
- a CDS encoding phasin family protein — protein sequence MFNFDEANKKSKEAMDGMLKSYSEIAKSYQAIATEATDYSKKSFQDMTGFMEELASTRSVEAAFELQTKYVKSAYESFIAESTKITDMYADLAKTAYKPYEAPVAKSTAVVTANAA from the coding sequence ATGTTCAATTTCGATGAGGCCAATAAGAAGAGCAAGGAAGCGATGGACGGAATGCTGAAGAGCTATTCCGAGATCGCCAAGAGTTATCAGGCGATCGCCACCGAAGCGACCGACTATTCCAAGAAGTCCTTCCAGGATATGACGGGTTTCATGGAAGAGCTCGCCTCCACCCGCAGCGTCGAGGCGGCCTTCGAGCTCCAGACCAAGTACGTGAAATCGGCTTATGAAAGCTTCATTGCCGAGTCGACCAAGATCACCGACATGTATGCCGATCTCGCCAAGACGGCCTACAAGCCCTACGAAGCGCCGGTCGCCAAGTCGACCGCCGTGGTGACCGCAAACGCCGCGTAA
- a CDS encoding amino acid ABC transporter permease — MIAPAPAPLSTRSASGWIRINLLATPKDAALTILAVALLVWLLPGMINWLFVQAAWFGTDRSFCTTAVQGGIKPNGWSGACWAFVGDRFQQFMFGRYPLDERWRPVLVAILFIALLVPILMPKLPRKGLNALLLFVGLPIVAFFLLHGGAFGLQKVETPLWGGLMVTLILSFVGIAVSLPVGILLALGRRSTMPVIRVICVTFIEVIRGVPLITVLFMANVMLPLFLPTGWTIDNFLRALVGVAIFASAYMAEVVRGGLQAIPKGQFEGADSLGLSYWQKIRLIIMPQALKLVIPGIVNTFIGLFKDTSLVSIIGMFDLLGIVQLNFTDTTWISPVTPITGLIFAGFIFWLFCFGMSRYSAFMERHLDTNLKR, encoded by the coding sequence ATGATCGCCCCCGCACCCGCTCCGCTCAGCACCAGGAGTGCCTCGGGCTGGATCCGCATCAACCTTCTGGCCACGCCGAAAGATGCCGCGCTGACGATCCTTGCGGTTGCGCTTCTGGTCTGGCTCCTGCCGGGCATGATCAACTGGCTGTTCGTCCAGGCTGCGTGGTTCGGGACGGACCGCTCGTTCTGCACCACCGCCGTGCAGGGCGGCATCAAGCCGAACGGCTGGAGCGGCGCCTGCTGGGCTTTTGTCGGCGACCGTTTCCAGCAATTCATGTTCGGGCGTTATCCGCTGGACGAACGCTGGCGGCCGGTGCTGGTGGCGATCCTGTTCATCGCCCTTCTGGTGCCGATCCTTATGCCGAAACTGCCTCGCAAGGGCCTGAATGCGCTGCTGCTTTTCGTCGGCCTGCCGATCGTCGCATTTTTCCTGCTGCATGGCGGTGCGTTCGGGCTCCAGAAGGTCGAAACCCCGCTGTGGGGCGGCCTGATGGTGACGCTGATCCTGTCCTTCGTCGGCATCGCCGTCTCCCTCCCCGTCGGCATTCTGCTGGCGCTCGGGCGACGCTCGACGATGCCGGTGATCCGGGTCATCTGCGTCACCTTCATCGAGGTCATCCGCGGCGTGCCGCTGATCACGGTGCTGTTCATGGCGAACGTGATGCTGCCGCTCTTCCTGCCAACCGGCTGGACGATCGACAACTTCCTGCGCGCATTGGTCGGCGTGGCGATATTCGCCTCTGCCTACATGGCCGAAGTGGTTCGCGGCGGCCTGCAGGCGATCCCGAAAGGACAGTTCGAAGGCGCCGATTCGCTCGGCCTCAGCTACTGGCAAAAGATCCGGCTGATCATCATGCCGCAGGCGCTGAAACTGGTAATTCCGGGCATCGTCAACACCTTCATCGGCCTCTTCAAGGATACGTCGCTGGTATCGATCATCGGCATGTTCGATCTTCTCGGGATCGTACAGCTGAACTTTACCGACACGACCTGGATCAGCCCGGTCACGCCGATCACGGGCCTCATCTTCGCAGGCTTCATCTTCTGGCTGTTCTGCTTCGGCATGTCGCGCTACTCCGCCTTCATGGAGCGGCACCTCGATACCAACCTGAAGCGATAG